A stretch of the Rosa rugosa chromosome 5, drRosRugo1.1, whole genome shotgun sequence genome encodes the following:
- the LOC133708089 gene encoding large ribosomal subunit protein P1-like: MSTGEVACIYAAVILQDDGIPITAENIATLMKSANVAVESYWPRLLANFAEKMNLEDLIMNAVGSAPAPVAMAAPDVGAATPAVEEKKEEPEEESDDDRIIDLFS; the protein is encoded by the coding sequence ATGTCCACCGGTGAAGTCGCTTGCATCTATGCCGCCGTGATTCTTCAGGACGATGGCATCCCAATCACAGCAGAGAACATTGCTACCTTGATGAAATCTGCAAACGTGGCAGTAGAATCATACTGGCCACGCCTCTTAGCCAACTTTGCGGAGAAGATGAACCTTGAGGACCTTATTATGAATGCTGTTGGTTCGGCTCCAGCTCCAGTAGCTATGGCTGCTCCTGATGTTGGTGCTGCTACTCCTGCAGTtgaggaaaagaaggaagaacCAGAGGAAGAAAGCGATGACGACAGGATAATCGACTTGTTTAGTTAA